In Penaeus vannamei isolate JL-2024 chromosome 14, ASM4276789v1, whole genome shotgun sequence, one DNA window encodes the following:
- the LOC113808809 gene encoding gamma-tubulin complex component 3 homolog encodes MDASNALLKRLCSHVTGISDDRVTSHFQLAVNLLNEGWSGAAAKDHNVVADKIRRRLVREKRLEDAARFSGLINKLMKSEVPRNKASILSFFLALSQDNTSLSSTRILTLSNAQSPVHENGLTNGHQTEEAFPIPKLFHNVDACLSPTAPSGARVPPGVNSLPSLNVQSTRHGGADITSGSSRVSRLAAMYKGAATANPDSPFAELQQQAPADRLQFAQNSHKQSTKSTKEELIEVTEKVLIREVLFIFQGIEGKIIKMDVNKDGFRLDPKVRLSLSQKELIMKLTEVGWLYNQVKNFCEWGGRGTGSERTTDRTAAGLVNQSLVMALREELNEYCRLIAVLEAQIQEGGDTPMGEPMGGLTLRRLVLWTLEPRTHLKALALLTHAAREVYGGACVSAIYQHMHHGDPGHRTVVRHVLNMACTPLYVMLTQWLLDGTLEDPHHEFFIASDHTVSDDKLWQDKYSIRWCMLPSFISKSQAQKVLASGKSLNFLRNVCHFRAPIAGRDAIKSALQQTTVESLFTQDENSQLDNLVSLTFRETSRHVLEEILTRHKLMDHLRALRRYLLLGQGDFIHYLMQVLTPELGGPATYLYPHNLSSLLETAVAASNAQYEEPDILERLDVRLLEISPGDLGWDVFSLDYHVDGPIGTVLTADCMRQYLMLFNALWKDKRMEMILSDIWKEQAATSKLCRDLPELGVVLHGVQLLTTEMVHLVHQMQYYMTFEVLECSWHGLMTNLKSAQSLDDVIAAHNEFLKRIVAGALLDSKSKQVRTHLRTFYNLIQNLRGLQERLSLAVSAEVNARKNAEAEIKAKTEAGEFGTTAEQQDVEKRRRKEFLTKVVPKLKSDLRINTQTYQDMVQSFLLMLSQHDDQNLHLLCTRLDFNEYYHRRDHRLNQRLTYHHKRKSMGTSFCQ; translated from the exons ATCGTGTAACTTCACATTTCCAACTTGCCGTAAATTTGCTAAATGAAGGCTGGTCTGGAGCTGCTGCCAAAGATCACAATGTTGTTGCTGATAAGATCCGCCGTCGTTTGGTACGGGAGAAAAGGCTGGAGGATGCCGCTCGTTTCTCCGGGTTGATAAACAAACTAATGAAATCA gaAGTGCCACGAAACAAAGCAagcattctctcctttttccttgctTTGAGTCAAGATAATACCTCGCTTTCCAGCACAAGAATACTAACATTATCAAATGCACAATCACCAGTTCAT GAGAATGGCTTGACTAACGGCCATCAGACCGAAGAGGCTTTCCCTATCCCCAAGTTGTTCCATAATGTGGATGCATGTCTCTCACCTACTGCCCCCTCTGGAGCCAGAGTTCCACCTGGAGTAAATTCTCTGCCGAGTCTAAATGTTCAGTCTACCAGACATGGAGGCGCAGATATTACTTCAGGCAGCAGCAGAGTGTCTCGCCTTGCTGCAATGTATAAAG gagCTGCCACTGCCAATCCCGACTCCCCATTTGCTGAGCTTCAGCAACAGGCTCCCGCTGATAGATTACAGTTTGCACAAAATAGCCATAAGCAGTCCACAAAAAGCACAAAGGAAG AATTGATAGAAGTGACAGAGAAGGTGCTCATCAGGGAAGTCCTTTTCATTTTCCAGGGTATTGAAGGGAAGATCATTAAGATGGATGTCAACAAGGATGGCTTTAGGTTAGATCCAAAG GTGCGGTTGTCACTCAGCCAGAAGGAACTGATTATGAAGCTGACAGAAGTTGGTTGGTTATATAATCAAGTCAAAAACTTCTGTgagtggggtggaagaggaacaggaagcgaGCGTACGACTGACAGAACAGCTGCAGGATTAGTGAACCAGTCGTTAGTAATGGCATTAAGAGAGGAACTGAATGAGTATTGCAGACTGATTGCAGTACTGGAGGCCCAG ATTCAAGAAGGTGGAGACACTCCAATGGGAGAGCCAATGGGGGGCCTCACGCTGCGGCGCTTGGTCCTCTGGACACTGGAGCCCCGCACTCACCTGAAGGCCCTGGCACTGCTTACTCATGCGGCACGGGAAGTGTATGGAGGTGCCTGTGTTTCTGCCATATATCAG CACATGCACCATGGAGATCCAGGACACAGAACAGTTGTCCGTCACGTCCTGAACATGGCCTGCACGCCTCTGTATGTTATGCTCACTCAGTGGCTCTTAGATGGCACACTGGAGGATCCTCACCACGAGTTCTTCATTGCTTCAGATCACACAGTTTCTGATGACAAACTGTGGCAGGACAAGTATTCAATAAG GTGGTGCATGTTGCCATCTTTCATTAGCAAGAGTCAGGCTCAGAAGGTACTTGCATCCGGTAAATCTCTCAATTTCCTTCGTAATGTCTGTCATTTCCGTGCTCCGATAGCAGGGCGTGATGCTATCAAGTCTGCTCTTCAACAAACAACTG TTGAATCATTGTTTACTCAAGATGAAAACAGTCAGCTTGACAATCTAGTTAGTCTGACATTCAGAGAAACTTCTCGCCATGTCCTAGAAGAGATCCTTACACGACACAAACTGATGGACCATCTTCGTGCTCTACGTCGGTACCTCCTCCTTGGCCAGGGGGATTTCATACACTACCTTATGCAGGTTCTTAC ACCAGAGTTGGGTGGACCAGCCACTTACCTGTACCCACATAATCTGTCTTCCCTCTTGGAGACTGCAGTGGCTGCCAGTAATGCTCAGTATGAGGAACCAGACATCCTCGAACGTCTAGATGTCAGATTGCTCGAAATCTCTCCCGGTGACCTTGGATGGGATGTGTTCAGTTTGGACTATCATGTAGATGGACCAATTGGAACG GTGCTGACTGCTGATTGTATGAGACAGTACTTGATGCTGTTCAATGCACTCTGGAAAGACAAAAGGATGGAGATGATCCTGTCTGACATTTGGAAAGAGCAGGCAGCTACTTCAAAGCTCTGCCGTGATTTACCCG AATTGGGTGTTGTGCTTCATGGAGTCCAGCTCCTAACAACAGAGATGGTCCATTTAGTCCACCAAATGCAGTACTACATGACCTTTGAGGTTCTTGAGTGCTCTTGGCATGGCCTAATGACTAACCTCAAGTCAGCACAAAGTCTCGATGATGTTATTGCAGCCCATAATGAGTTCCTCAAGAGAATTGTAGCCGGAGCACTTCTTGACAGCAAATCAAAG CAAGTAAGAACTCACCTCAGAACCTTTTACAATTTGATCCAAAACCTACGAGGTCTGCAAGAGAGGCTGTCCCTGGCTGTATCAGCAGAGGTGAACGCTAGAAAGAATGCCGAAGCTGAAATCAag GCCAAGACAGAAGCAGGTGAATTTGGTACAACAGCAGAGCAGCAGGATGTCgagaagcgaaggaggaaagAATTCTTAACCAAAGTTGTACCAAAATTAAAGTCAGACTTGAGGATTAACACACAGACTTATCAG GATATGGTCCAGTCCTTCTTGCTGATGCTGTCTCAACATGATGACCAGAATCTCCACTTGCTGTGCACCCGCTTGGACTTCAATGAATATTATCACCGACGTGATCACCGTCTCAATCAACGACTGACCTATCACCACAAGCGGAAAAGCATGGGCACTTCTTTCTGCCAGTGA